A region from the Nitrososphaera sp. genome encodes:
- a CDS encoding winged helix-turn-helix domain-containing protein — protein sequence MSPLPGNPLPGALDASLDRIACIISPFARLILGLGSGPSGSGNYIDPRFKRVLWYLIGSTKGGVNRARIIDMLNEKPSNPNQLATELEMDYKTVLHHLKVLVENGLIITDNKESYGAVYFLTPMMEKNYQSFVEILAKIRVTKK from the coding sequence GTGTCGCCGCTGCCGGGAAACCCTCTTCCCGGAGCACTGGATGCCAGCCTGGACCGTATCGCCTGCATCATCTCCCCGTTCGCAAGGCTGATCCTGGGACTAGGAAGCGGTCCCTCGGGCTCTGGCAACTATATTGATCCGCGTTTTAAGCGGGTGCTATGGTACCTGATAGGAAGCACAAAGGGCGGAGTAAACAGGGCCAGGATTATTGACATGCTAAACGAAAAACCGTCAAACCCGAACCAGCTTGCGACAGAGCTTGAGATGGACTATAAAACCGTACTCCACCACCTCAAGGTCCTTGTGGAAAACGGGCTGATAATCACTGACAACAAGGAATCATACGGCGCGGTGTATTTCCTGACGCCAATGATGGAAAAAAACTACCAGTCCTTTGTCGAGATACTGGCAAAAATCCGGGTTACAAAGAAGTAA
- a CDS encoding sensor histidine kinase, translating into MSLWQAYKSLLLVLVIIGAAVAFAIASYLHSSSVIDQITFVASNDARSNANIQAYDLAALLSQQLKHVDDNLQEISGSRVVESGNASQSSHLFESSQSSTSQITDVYTWFDRDGKVYWASNFGNVSNYKKFVGLDLSYRDYFKVPRDTQAPYYSSYYLGIDGAPRINIAYPIIFDTNGVRDFKGVVTSSVSLKELGKFVQSQLAGNYQSQVGLLDSNGVVLYSSSIPQYVGKNIFGQEVQSIIPQEIRQPFDKIVRDSLSGMAGSGDFGTQNSTSTIAYSPVTVNHNTVAMLYILTPHQLAGNVVSLIEQQRTFNLYILAAIAVIAAVLAAIIVTWNKRLATTVDVQTSQLKSYSRSLEESNRKLQDSNKLLADANEQLLVHDKMQREFVNIAAHELRTPIQPILVASELMNDSLKESESIMITRPEVDLIVRNAKRLERLSSEILEVARIESGSLKLHKQTFSLDEAISAAVKDATSSPNFSPKVKVIYSPTDIMIYADKDMITQVISNLLRNAAKFTKEGSISVTASKKDAVGAQVVVADTGAGIDPSILPRLFQKFVTGSDQGTGIGLYICKSIVEAHGGTIYGQNRVDRQGAEFAFTVPVAPDQDLPPSDGIKQA; encoded by the coding sequence GTGTCTCTGTGGCAAGCCTACAAGAGCCTGCTCCTAGTCTTAGTTATCATAGGCGCGGCTGTTGCTTTTGCAATTGCTTCATATCTGCACTCCTCCTCTGTCATAGACCAGATAACATTTGTGGCCTCCAACGACGCAAGATCAAACGCAAATATTCAGGCCTATGACCTGGCTGCCCTTTTGAGCCAGCAGCTAAAACACGTTGACGACAACCTGCAAGAGATTTCCGGCTCGCGCGTAGTAGAGAGTGGCAATGCCTCGCAGAGCTCTCATCTGTTCGAATCCTCCCAGAGTTCTACCTCGCAAATAACAGACGTATATACATGGTTTGACAGGGACGGCAAGGTTTACTGGGCCAGCAACTTTGGCAACGTCTCAAACTACAAAAAGTTCGTCGGCCTTGACCTGAGTTACAGGGACTACTTTAAGGTGCCAAGGGACACCCAGGCGCCTTACTATTCATCGTATTATCTGGGCATCGACGGCGCCCCTAGGATCAACATCGCATACCCAATAATCTTTGATACCAATGGCGTACGCGACTTCAAGGGCGTTGTAACCAGCTCTGTCAGCCTAAAAGAGCTGGGCAAGTTTGTGCAATCCCAGCTGGCGGGCAACTACCAGAGCCAGGTAGGACTGCTTGACTCAAACGGCGTCGTACTGTATTCCAGCAGCATCCCGCAGTACGTGGGCAAGAACATCTTTGGCCAGGAAGTACAATCCATTATTCCACAAGAAATTCGGCAGCCATTTGACAAGATCGTTCGTGACTCGTTAAGTGGGATGGCCGGTTCGGGCGACTTTGGCACGCAAAACAGCACTAGCACAATTGCATACTCTCCCGTGACTGTAAATCACAACACTGTTGCAATGCTATACATTCTGACTCCTCACCAGCTTGCGGGTAACGTGGTTTCGCTAATAGAGCAGCAGAGGACGTTCAACCTGTATATTCTGGCGGCCATAGCCGTCATTGCTGCTGTCCTTGCTGCGATTATTGTTACCTGGAACAAACGCCTGGCCACAACTGTCGACGTTCAGACTTCCCAGCTCAAGTCCTACAGCAGGTCGCTTGAAGAATCAAACAGGAAACTGCAGGACTCGAACAAACTTCTTGCTGACGCAAACGAGCAGCTGCTCGTGCACGACAAGATGCAAAGGGAATTTGTCAATATTGCTGCTCATGAGCTTCGGACGCCAATACAGCCGATACTGGTGGCAAGCGAGCTCATGAACGATTCCCTCAAAGAGAGCGAAAGCATCATGATAACGAGGCCAGAAGTCGACCTGATTGTTCGCAATGCAAAGCGGCTCGAGCGGCTGTCGTCCGAGATATTGGAAGTGGCAAGAATTGAGAGCGGATCTTTAAAGCTTCATAAGCAGACCTTTAGCCTGGACGAGGCAATTTCAGCGGCTGTCAAGGACGCTACCTCGAGTCCAAACTTTAGCCCCAAGGTAAAGGTCATCTACTCTCCTACCGACATCATGATTTATGCAGATAAGGACATGATAACGCAAGTAATTTCGAATTTGCTTAGAAACGCAGCCAAGTTTACCAAGGAAGGCTCGATAAGCGTAACTGCGAGCAAAAAAGACGCAGTCGGTGCACAGGTAGTCGTAGCCGACACAGGGGCTGGCATCGACCCCTCAATTCTGCCAAGGTTGTTTCAAAAGTTCGTGACAGGCTCGGACCAGGGTACTGGAATAGGCCTGTACATCTGCAAGAGTATTGTCGAGGCGCATGGAGGGACAATTTACGGGCAAAACAGAGTCGACAGGCAGGGAGCAGAATTTGCTTTCACGGTTCCTGTTGCCCCAGATCAAGACCTGCCGCCGTCTGATGGAATAAAGCAAGCCTGA
- a CDS encoding MFS transporter yields MTVVDKLDSGRAAWLTLAILSGLGLIVMFDETMILPAIPDFIREFNISYSTSAWLLSAYIIAAAVMTPIGGKLSDIYGKKKILLIIMGVYAAGLLAGRLATNIDLMLAARAAQGVGMAMFPITFGIIRDVMPPKRMAIGQTIFGATFPSGAIIGLAGGAAIIQAYGWPFTFVAILPPTIALWFLILKLVRVPAVPQMPGNPAGPQGFDKSIDFKGILALASAIISFLAGITFVQSGQSVPGYLVAGLFAMSAASVAALLVAERKARSPLLDFKLIKSRNFLAPTIILLLTFLSIFTVYLTVPVMVRSPQPLGFGGDALAVATVQLPFMIVFLVGTVASGFVLKRISNSRLTLAGTVISAVGFLILLGSHSTEYAVQTGLTILAAGLSLSITGAFNVIITSVPMQMTGIALGMTLLLNLVGMSLGPTVSGALQQTNQSSVPGVQGTFPTGTAYNLIFITAAVISFAAVALSLVVAMSRRNSQAIVVESHNPHDDKQAGRGDFGH; encoded by the coding sequence ATGACTGTCGTGGACAAGCTTGACTCCGGCAGGGCAGCCTGGCTGACCCTTGCAATACTGAGCGGCCTCGGGCTTATCGTGATGTTTGACGAGACCATGATCCTGCCGGCAATTCCGGACTTTATCCGCGAGTTCAACATTTCATACAGCACCTCGGCATGGCTCCTCTCCGCCTACATCATTGCGGCAGCCGTCATGACCCCTATCGGAGGCAAGCTGTCAGACATTTACGGCAAGAAAAAGATCCTGCTAATCATAATGGGCGTATATGCAGCCGGCCTCCTTGCAGGCCGGCTCGCTACCAACATTGACCTGATGCTTGCGGCAAGGGCGGCGCAGGGCGTGGGCATGGCAATGTTCCCGATTACGTTTGGAATAATCAGGGACGTGATGCCCCCGAAGAGGATGGCTATTGGCCAGACCATATTCGGCGCGACGTTTCCAAGCGGCGCCATCATAGGCCTGGCAGGCGGCGCGGCAATAATTCAGGCCTACGGCTGGCCGTTTACCTTTGTCGCGATTCTTCCGCCGACGATAGCCCTCTGGTTTCTGATCCTAAAGCTCGTCCGCGTGCCTGCAGTCCCCCAAATGCCCGGCAACCCGGCCGGGCCGCAAGGGTTTGACAAATCAATAGACTTTAAGGGAATACTGGCTCTGGCATCGGCGATAATCTCGTTTCTTGCAGGAATTACTTTTGTTCAAAGCGGCCAAAGTGTTCCTGGCTATCTTGTGGCAGGGCTCTTTGCCATGTCAGCCGCCTCGGTTGCCGCTCTCCTGGTCGCAGAAAGAAAAGCACGCTCGCCATTGCTTGATTTCAAGCTCATAAAGAGCAGAAACTTTCTTGCGCCCACCATAATTCTACTGCTGACCTTTTTGTCGATATTTACCGTTTACCTCACGGTTCCGGTCATGGTCAGGAGCCCCCAGCCCCTTGGCTTTGGCGGGGATGCACTTGCAGTTGCGACCGTTCAACTGCCATTTATGATAGTCTTTCTCGTAGGAACCGTAGCCTCGGGCTTTGTCCTGAAAAGAATCAGCAATTCACGGCTCACGCTGGCTGGGACTGTGATAAGCGCGGTCGGGTTTCTCATTCTTCTGGGCTCCCACTCGACCGAATACGCTGTCCAGACGGGCCTCACAATACTTGCTGCAGGCCTCTCGCTCTCTATCACCGGCGCGTTTAACGTCATAATCACCTCAGTTCCGATGCAAATGACCGGCATTGCACTTGGAATGACCCTCTTGCTGAATCTGGTCGGGATGTCCCTTGGGCCGACTGTCTCCGGCGCGCTGCAGCAAACCAACCAGTCCTCGGTCCCCGGCGTGCAGGGCACCTTTCCGACCGGCACGGCTTACAACCTTATATTCATCACCGCGGCGGTGATTTCATTTGCGGCAGTAGCCCTATCGCTTGTTGTTGCGATGTCAAGGAGAAACAGTCAAGCGATTGTTGTAGAGAGTCATAATCCTCATGACGACAAGCAGGCGGGGCGGGGCGACTTTGGACATTAA
- a CDS encoding exonuclease domain-containing protein, translating to MGTVFISVDVEASGPFPPDYSMLSLGACVVGNAPEKFYVEFQPISDNYVDKALQVSGFTMKGAKENGKAPATAMAEFTDWIEKHIRGNKKPSDETRPKFVAFPAGFDWMFVNYYMLKYVGRNVFGLAPLDIRSVYFGLFPDQNGFVMSKSEMKRKLGVTTEHTHNALDDAIEQGEMFARMLEIRKSLKRSAE from the coding sequence TTGGGCACTGTCTTTATCTCGGTTGACGTTGAGGCCAGCGGGCCATTTCCTCCGGATTATTCGATGCTCAGCCTCGGCGCCTGTGTGGTGGGAAATGCGCCAGAGAAATTTTACGTCGAGTTTCAGCCCATAAGCGACAATTACGTTGACAAGGCATTGCAGGTTTCCGGTTTTACCATGAAAGGCGCAAAAGAGAATGGCAAGGCCCCTGCCACTGCGATGGCAGAGTTTACTGACTGGATAGAGAAGCACATCAGAGGGAACAAGAAGCCTTCTGACGAGACTAGGCCCAAGTTTGTAGCCTTTCCCGCAGGGTTTGACTGGATGTTTGTCAATTATTATATGTTAAAGTACGTCGGAAGAAATGTCTTTGGACTTGCTCCCTTGGACATTCGCAGCGTATACTTTGGATTGTTTCCAGATCAGAACGGGTTCGTCATGTCCAAGTCTGAAATGAAGAGAAAGCTTGGCGTAACGACAGAGCATACGCATAACGCATTGGATGATGCGATAGAGCAGGGCGAGATGTTTGCTAGGATGCTAGAGATTAGAAAGTCGCTCAAAAGGAGCGCGGAATAA
- a CDS encoding archaellin/type IV pilin N-terminal domain-containing protein, with product MVSNKTSNRRAVSPIVAVLILIVVAVVGGGAVAVLMGNITSQTSQQASSQAVANKSSSVLNIGGSTTVFPITEAVKGNFTASSGIAINDAQGGSGAGMVGVDQGVLDIGAASSIKAYTDEVAKDPTANLKNYLIGGSGITIIAKGSSANVTFPGGILAGANTCAVMPSDIAKTIFTANGGTFNGHSAYWDLTCNAQGLVTAAVPTTVLSATSVHVYSRSDLPSGTADQWAIWISQSNSAKGDATNFNDGQPGNPNVFTAVDTTNTATEQALGFVDVGFDKTGNNAKDFVMGLQTSKAATGMNANHSPVVGAGQAIKPVEDAVKNSLKGTSQFPGDNTDATTQASRTFYYVTKGSPSASEQAFIDFVRSTSPIVTDAFHNLGYYSIYDFK from the coding sequence ATGGTCTCTAACAAGACATCAAACCGACGCGCAGTTTCGCCAATCGTTGCGGTCCTCATTCTTATTGTGGTCGCAGTCGTAGGCGGTGGCGCAGTTGCCGTCCTTATGGGCAACATTACATCACAAACATCACAGCAGGCTTCAAGCCAGGCTGTTGCCAACAAGTCATCAAGCGTACTGAACATCGGTGGTTCGACAACAGTATTCCCAATCACTGAAGCAGTCAAGGGCAACTTTACTGCTAGCAGTGGCATTGCAATCAACGACGCGCAGGGCGGCTCTGGCGCAGGCATGGTCGGCGTTGACCAGGGTGTCCTCGACATCGGCGCAGCTTCTAGCATAAAGGCATACACCGACGAAGTAGCAAAGGACCCAACCGCTAACCTGAAGAACTATCTTATCGGCGGCTCCGGCATCACAATCATCGCCAAGGGTTCAAGCGCTAACGTAACATTCCCAGGCGGAATCCTTGCAGGTGCAAATACATGCGCAGTTATGCCATCTGACATTGCCAAGACAATATTCACCGCAAACGGTGGAACATTCAACGGCCACTCTGCATACTGGGACCTTACCTGCAACGCACAAGGCTTGGTAACCGCAGCAGTTCCAACTACAGTACTTAGCGCAACATCAGTCCACGTATATTCAAGAAGCGACCTTCCATCTGGCACAGCAGACCAGTGGGCTATCTGGATTTCACAATCCAACTCTGCAAAGGGCGATGCAACCAACTTTAACGACGGCCAACCAGGAAACCCGAACGTATTCACAGCAGTTGACACAACCAACACCGCAACCGAGCAGGCACTAGGCTTTGTAGATGTAGGCTTTGACAAGACAGGCAACAACGCAAAAGACTTTGTAATGGGCCTCCAGACCTCAAAGGCAGCAACAGGCATGAACGCCAACCACTCACCGGTAGTCGGTGCAGGCCAGGCAATCAAGCCAGTTGAAGATGCAGTCAAGAACTCACTCAAGGGCACTTCACAGTTCCCAGGCGACAACACTGACGCGACAACACAGGCTTCAAGAACCTTCTACTACGTAACCAAGGGTTCACCAAGCGCCTCAGAACAGGCCTTCATTGACTTTGTTAGAAGCACAAGCCCAATCGTAACCGACGCGTTCCACAACCTCGGATACTACAGCATATACGACTTCAAGTAG
- a CDS encoding type II secretion system F family protein: protein MKAASKSKSKRKISKKGYSQSLMQILTIRYNIPRAYITLGIPGGIALLFILTFFLTGIITPADSGTSFTNKAGGTNVNALKEKAREALLEQYGLTASGAKKNTTAVVAPPTGFDAVKQTIRKYVNFDEVMVAGIIIGLVPYSADITMKQIQLKKRERDFVKFLFELSELIRGGIDPLRAILLLSERDLGSITKLVQIAAKQTTLGYSFEQAMKNLDKMVGSKLIGNYTDLVVQASYSGGSVSDLIRKASEDMSVYLTLEEEKLSGLKQYQMILYASEVILMGTCIVMLQQFWPSLQNLSFTGGTGGVGFLAKSDIADVTVERDMYYLLILNGFLGGLVIGKISEGSIKHGLKHSVILVIMGFGAFALMIHPPGPDDTKITVISYDKTGLASFPMKNPIMVKVTDAAGHPKQSALVKFDIDSPGGALSPPQANADNKGIAFAKVTLGSTVGDQTVIVSVGKATTAITITATRGEGSAG, encoded by the coding sequence TTGAAGGCTGCTTCAAAGTCCAAGTCGAAACGCAAGATTAGCAAAAAGGGCTACAGTCAGAGCCTAATGCAGATTCTGACAATACGATACAACATCCCCCGTGCTTACATTACGCTTGGAATACCGGGTGGAATAGCCCTCTTGTTTATACTCACATTCTTTCTCACTGGAATCATAACCCCTGCGGATAGCGGCACGTCATTTACAAACAAGGCAGGTGGCACTAATGTAAATGCACTCAAAGAAAAAGCGAGGGAAGCCTTGCTTGAGCAGTACGGATTGACTGCTTCTGGTGCTAAAAAGAACACCACTGCAGTTGTCGCGCCTCCGACCGGATTTGACGCTGTAAAGCAGACCATTAGAAAATACGTAAACTTTGACGAAGTTATGGTCGCGGGAATCATTATCGGGCTGGTTCCATATTCTGCAGACATTACTATGAAGCAGATCCAGCTCAAGAAACGAGAAAGGGATTTTGTCAAGTTCCTGTTTGAGCTTTCAGAGCTTATCAGGGGAGGCATTGATCCATTGCGCGCAATTCTCTTGCTATCTGAAAGAGATCTTGGTTCCATAACCAAATTAGTTCAGATAGCGGCCAAACAAACTACGCTTGGTTACAGCTTTGAGCAAGCAATGAAGAATCTAGACAAAATGGTTGGCAGCAAGCTCATAGGCAATTATACAGACTTGGTCGTCCAGGCCTCTTACAGTGGCGGAAGTGTATCCGATCTGATTAGAAAGGCATCGGAGGATATGTCTGTATACTTGACACTTGAGGAGGAAAAACTTTCAGGTCTAAAGCAGTACCAAATGATCCTATACGCGTCAGAGGTTATCCTTATGGGAACATGCATTGTCATGCTGCAGCAGTTCTGGCCAAGCCTTCAAAACCTATCTTTTACTGGAGGTACGGGCGGAGTTGGATTTCTTGCCAAGTCCGATATTGCTGACGTGACCGTCGAGCGGGACATGTACTACCTGCTGATACTTAACGGCTTTCTCGGCGGGCTGGTGATAGGCAAAATCTCTGAAGGAAGCATAAAACACGGGCTAAAGCACAGCGTAATTCTTGTAATCATGGGTTTTGGTGCATTTGCTCTGATGATACATCCCCCGGGGCCAGATGACACAAAAATAACCGTCATTTCTTATGATAAAACCGGCCTTGCCAGTTTTCCGATGAAGAATCCTATCATGGTGAAAGTTACAGACGCCGCCGGACACCCAAAACAAAGCGCGCTGGTAAAGTTTGACATCGATAGTCCTGGAGGGGCACTAAGTCCTCCTCAGGCCAATGCCGACAACAAGGGAATAGCTTTTGCCAAGGTTACGCTTGGTTCTACCGTCGGAGATCAAACTGTCATAGTATCGGTAGGCAAGGCAACAACTGCTATAACCATCACAGCCACAAGGGGCGAAGGAAGCGCTGGATAG